The genomic DNA atatataattttttttgaattaaatagacaaaataaatatttatgtctaattaaatattttgtaggttggaaaaaaataaaaagagtaaagaaaaatcaattttaaacaagTTACAAGGTTGGAAAATGACTGTGATATAGtacattcaaaaattaaaaaatggatGCAGCAGACCACATGACCATCGGATGAGCGCTTTAGTCTCATCCAACGCACATCAGCAAGTCGCATCGCCCACTACAACAAAAGGGACGTGCTTCAGCACAACACATGATTAACTAATGCGCGTCTCAACACTGTTATTATGAACGTGGACAGAACACCCAAACGCAATGGACCGCTAACGAAACACTGTGTCTAGACGCGTATTCGCATTTGGGCTCGAAACGACGACGTTTCAGCCTCTAATGGTCGTCTTCCTCACGAAGAACATGATGAACATCGGCCggaacttttgatttttcaaaagtggaacTCAGTCGATACTCAACCAAATTCGATGATTCAAAAGCTTAAATGATCACCCTAAATGGTGATCATTTTTCCTACTATCATAGGGGGCATTGATGCCCTAATTGGATGAGAATACAGACAAAAGTTATTAATGATCCTTTGTTTGAAATTCGATCCACTTTCTCATCTAACTGACCTTGGTTGACTATAAAGAACCCTCCTTAAACAAAAACGAAAGCAAGGATGAGAACCCCGATTCTCCAATCCAAACTTCATAGAATCCACcattaaaattttctcaaacttttgaaaattttggaaattttgtgTAAGGGCTTTAAGGTTCATTTTTGGATCATCTCAAAGTTTCTTATAGAGtttaggagtgttctccaactcagaGTAGTGTTGTAATTCAAGttacatattcaaatttaaaattttacattttagttcGATCAGTCATGAAAATTGCTTGATAATCCGtttctttatttgaattcaattcTAAGATCATTTCAAAGTTTTATGTTGAATTTAATTCGAACGAATCAAGCTAAATAAAAAGTACATaacttcaattttaaaaattttgaaaattgggTTTTTGTTCTTTCTGTTATAACTCAAGAATTATGGTTTAAAAGCTTCCTAACATCTTCTAAATTATGTTAGGAGTAGTTTTGGATAAATTCCAAACCGTCATAAGCATGTgcttaaatttcaaaaatctggAAAAATTTAGTCTTCAATTACTCAAAACGGATAGTcattgttcatgttttggttatatttgattataatatgtataaggaagctattaaTAAACTCCTTATACccaattgaatattaaaaaccAAAATCATGTTTTTTGCCCAACAACTGTTCGGATCAAATGGAACATCTTTTCGATCGATTGATACATACAGAGAATATTGAAAATGATCATTGAGATTAAATGAAGCTTCTCATGCCTTCAGATCGAAGGATGTAAGCTCCAATCAAAATCCCAAAACATGCGGTCGATGTTCTTGACGTCCGACCGGTGATTTTATCTTGGTCTggttttctatttaaaaaaccATCCCTCCCCTACAACCGATAAATCTTGACCTCGACCGAAAAATCCCACGTTCAACCTAGGATCAAGCACGCGTGATCGATGCTCAACTTCCGCGTTGACTGGGCATCTAGGCCCGTTGACTTCGGGTTAAAACCGGACCAGACCTGTGTATTTGACCTGATTCGCGACTTGAACACTTGCCTAAGGGCATGTTTATTTGgggattttaatttataactatttttaatcattagaggtcctaaactatttttaaaaaattcgaaaaaatataaaacaatttcaaaatattatcataaaaaatattttgataaatgcatgtttaaatttatttttaaattctaatgccTTAAAGTGATATTTTTTACGTGTTTTCCTCAATAATCTCGATATCAATCgcatgtaccaacatttaaatattattttataattttaaaggtAAGAAAAACTCATACAtgtttaaaatgtaataaagaCCAAACTTTCAAACaaatactcaaaattttatgaattaaagaCAATTTTTAATGGGTACTATAGTGCAAAAACTCTTTCCCGAGTATCTTCAAACaccaaacttaaaaaaaaatctctaatcAAATATACGTTTATATAggtatacaaaatattttatttattttaaattaaaatcaattagagactcttttcatcaaataaataatcttttaaattaattattttgtaatttaagaTACATATTtctattaatcaaattattatttaattattttaaattccaaaaaaaatgtttattttattaaaagattttcaGCACACAAATCATCGatgttgaaaattttcaaacctaTAACTTTTCTTAGACAAAAAAATTTCTGCATACTacaatttcaaattttgttaaatatatatgtaacatTATACACATTTCTCTATTtgtattaactttttaatttatgttaataggtttaattctaataaaatattaaaaatttgaagaaaaaataatttacataaatcattttactctatattatattaatatgataaaacttATTGTTTATCCTTAttctttgaaattcaaattgaaaaataaaataaaaatataacaattcaaaataaactccaatcaacttttttttataatttttcaaatagcTCCTTCAAATTTAAACATACATAACACTATCATGCCTATTTAAATCTTCTTTAACTTgcaacatatattttattaaaatgtacaCCTCACATATACTTACTACCATCACATCatctttttaaacaaatttaattcattcaaattattcttttgcactcatatatatatcaccatcacatatattttcaaacatttgtATCAACATATACCATCATGACATTAACccttaaatatataattcattcaaatttctaTTTCACACAAATTGAGATTCAAACTCTAATATTGTGTGTCCAATGTAAactcaatttaattattaaaagttttataattttacaattttaaatatgtataactattatattttttataaactctTAAACAATTacattcttataattttaaatttataattttaaatttttactttttataagtttataaatagttttaattttatgatttgataaaaatattaatttatattacaaattcaaacaaattattatttgtgtaAATATAGATAAGTGATAAAGATAAAATTTGAGAGAAGGAATGAAATTGTAACACGTCattattgaaagaaaaaatgcaAGGAGAGACAGCCAATTAGATAACGCGTCATTCTCTCTCCTAAtcatttatcttaattttaaaacttatgacttttttttagggtaatttatttattattatttttagattaattatgtatataaatattattatatataaataataatcttttttaaataaacttataattttaactaaattttacaaatttacaaaatGATTAACAAtgtaaattcttaatttttattccTTCGTTATATTAATTACTTCTTCCtaagatatataattaagaattaaaataagataaataagaatattaaaaagaaCCATTTATTTCCAGAGAAATGACCTGTCATTAGTAGAAATAGAAATTAACGAAACGATTGATTATTTTTGtgcatttttaataataaaattaatatattacgttaattaaaaaagtattattttatatcttattttgtcatatttataatttattattatttaaattatagacAGAAAATGAATGGACCACAGTGTGAGACAAAGTGGAAAACTAATCAAATGACCAAACAAACaagggaaaaaaatatattttatggccaaaattcataaaaaataattaagggaTACGCCTTTCTGTATATCTTTCCTTTTCCGTTTGCGCCTCTTAATAGAGTCCTAATTACATTCAAATAATATTGGTACCATTTCTAAGAGACATAACCTTTTAGACacttatatatacatacacaattAAGCATGTAACATCATCcttaatttaaagtattttgTAAACTCGATCCACAATGAACACTATTGTTACGTCCGAAGAATTCAAGCAGTTCCACACCATTGATCGCGATATGTATcggaaattaatattttctctccGCCACGATCCATTGTTGTCCATCAGAATCATGGCCTTTTGGTTATGGCTCGAGTGTTCTGGAAAGCGTCGCAATCTCATTGTTTTTCTCCATTACATGTCCTCTCAACTCCTCAACTCACTTGTACTAGAAACAATCACTTGCATCTATTGTATTGATGAGCCATCTGTCTTTTCACTCTCCCTTCATTCGGTTGGACTACCTTATTTCCAACTCATTCTCACTAATGTTAACTTCTCCATACCATACCTTATTAACAATAAGGTCGAAATTCTTGAAACAATGCAGAAAATCTCTGAGAGTGTTTGTGCCCGGGCCTTTGATGATCTGTTGGCGCAACAACTCCTCTCACAGAGGCAACAATATCCTCAAACACGTGGATCGGTATTTCATTCCGGGGCTTCGCCTTCTTCATCCAACAATGTGCCCACAATTGTTGACATTGTACAAGATCATATACTCAGGAGTGATATCGGTGTTGGTGTTGGTGTTGATATCACGAAGCCGGTTGTGGTGGGTCCGAGGAGAAACAATATTGTGGGTAGAGGAGAAACGAGTGAGATTAGATCTGAGGAGAAAACTACTGATGTTCAAAATCAGTCGGCTTTAGAACAAGCTAATTTGGGATCGAGAATGTCAACCCAACATGAAAGAAcagtttttttaacattttctaaAGGATATCCCGTCACTGAAAGTCAGCTTAGAGAATATTTTATCAGGTAACGAaactaaacttatttttacatataacataaagaaaaattattatatgttttttttatttggcaGGCGATTTGGGGAGATAATAGAAGACTTGATTATGCAAGATGTGCCACAAGATGAGCAACCACTTTATGCCCGTATGCTCGTTCATTCCTCAAATCAAGTGGAGTTAGTTTTGGGAGGGCAAAACCGAGTTAAGTTTACTATCAATGGGAAGCATGTCTATGGTCGTAAGTATGTCAAGAAGAATCCGAAAGCATCCACCAACTCGTCTTTCTACCAGCACTCTACACCGTCGTCGTCGTCAGTTGCCACCACTTCGGAGTATTACTAGCAAGGACATACAACATCAGAGTCCTCTGAATGGTGTGATTTCATTTTCTATTTCGAGATATTTAAACATTTTGTTCTGGTTTAATTAACTCGCGGCAATAATAAAACATGTTGGTCCGTCCCATtaacattttcaatttattatatttatgtaataattgTTAATGGAGGCAATGAATAATACATTTTCATTGATTTCGGATATTATCAATGAAAAACTATGGATCAATAAATATCTCAATTTTGGtgttcaaaatttatttataaaatatatatacacaaattataattttaaaagattgtaaataatttttgaaacaattttcttaatatatttattaaattagaaattagttgatttattttgtttttattttaaaatgttttaaacagACAATTGTTTGTCATCgactaattcaaaataattataatattaacatattatataacttttaaaaacaaaaatatcatacttttttaaatatcaaaataaacaatcttttattttaattttagtgttTTAAGTAGgcataataacaaaattaattagaataatataaaagttatattaatttaaaatgtattaaataattaaaataattagtcttataaaatattttaagtttttcaaaatattatttaaaataaattaaaaaaataagaattattattttttatatcatattttattggTGGTGCTTAGacgatttatttttttcatttttaatataaattgactttttcaaaaatattttattaatttttataaaaaatcaaaatcatcaaattaaaattttaaatttttttattatttataattttaaaataaaataaaattataattttaaattaataatttcataaaataataaatattttgaaattaatgtgatctattttaaattatttttaataagattaacattttaaaaatgattgtcttaaaataataatatattaataattattctaaataaaattatatatattaaaaaaaatcttattaaataaaaattcaaaacatgtaattaaAAGATGCGtctcttattaaaaataaaataaaattcaaaacatgtaattaaAAGATGCGTCTTTTCTCTATATCCTTCCTTCTCTGATTGTGCCTTTTCTTACAGTCCTCCTCATAATCCATCTTTGTACAATTTCTAATAGACATGTACTTATTATGTGTATAAACAATTAAACATGTAACATCATCCTTAATTTACATGTTTTCTCTACATCATCTTTGTACAATTTCTAATAGACATGTACTTATTATGTGTATAAACAATTAAACATGTAACATCATCCTTAATTTACATGTTTTCTCTACATGTCTTACATTTTATTGTATAACTTGATCGATCTTACATCTAGGGTCCGGCcctattcaaatttaaattttcgggtcctaaaatattaaaaaaaaattaattaataaaaaaaaataattttaattaatatattataatacaagacaaaaaagagataaaaatgttatttttataatatatatttaatattaaaggaaaaaaaaaaatattaataatataatattattaaatataaaaaaaatgggccCTATAAAAGTGGGGAACTATGCAAGTGCATCGCACTTTAGTTGCCTTACCCTAGGATCGGGCCTGCTTCCACCATGAACAAGATTGTTACAGTCGAAGAATTCACGCACTTTCACACAATATATCCAAAAATGTATTACAGATTGACATTCTCTCTTCACCATTCATGATCCATTACTGTCCATCAGAATCATGACCTTCTGGTTATGGTTTGAATGTTCTGAAAAACTAGAAACTTCTTTGCTTATCTTCATTCTTTGCCTCCTCATCTTCTAAACTCGCTCATATTAAAAACAATGGATGGCCTTTATTGTCTTGACAATTCCTCTAACTTCTCAATTGTTGCTGGAATGCCTTACCTTCAACTCGTTCTCAATAACAATAACTTCACCGATACCACACCTTATCAACAATCAAGCCGAAGTTTTCGAATCCATGTAGAAAAATCTCTTACAATGTTTGTGTCTGTGTTTTTGACGATGTATTGTCACTCCTTCTCCTACAGAGGCAACATTATCATCAAACAAGTGAATCAATATTTCATTTAGTGAGTAAAAGATCATATGAGCAGGAGTGATGTTACCAAGCCGGTTGTGGTGGGCCTGAGGAGGAACTATGCAACGAGGGAATGATACACGAGTGAGATTAGATCCGAGGAACAATATTATGATATCAACAATCCTCTTTTTATCAACAAAAATGTAGGCCAAGAATTAACAAGGTTGAAAATCAGCTACCAATACCGATAGAACATGTTGATTTAAGGTTGAGAATTTCAACCCAACACGAAAAAACAATTTTTCTGACCTTCTCTAAGGGACATAATTTAGAGGATTTTTTTTAGGTAATAAAACTAAGCATACTTTTACATGCATATGTAATGTACAAATGAAAatttacaattattatttttataggcAATTCAGTGAGATAATATAAGACTTGATTATGTAAGATTTGTCCTAGGAAGAGGGACCACTTTATGCGTGGATACTTGTCTATGATGGATTTTAagcttatattttattaaaatttatatattataatgaattgTAAATCTTTATTGGATTTATAAGTTGTAATttattcttttgggtttttgATTTACTTCTATAAATAGAAACATTGTAACATAAGGTTAATTGAAtcaatatttaatgaaaaatatataaaatggacGACTCTTAAAGAATGAGGATGTATGCATTTGTTGGCCGAACTCGGTTAtatatatcttgtgttctttattattctttacccatatatctctatatcttttttttatcgtgtgtttaaattagattatttttcaacaaatgatattagagcatgttttgagaatatttaaTCTAATGTATTTGTAAAGATATGCCAGAAACCCTAACCAAcattgaagaagttgttgcAAATTTGTGATTTTGTCAAAATTGATGATTGTTTGAGAAAACGATATTGGTGACAGAATAATTAGTTgttgtgaagatttgagtcAAAATCTTCAGTTGCTATACCAGAAATAATCGAACTTTCGAAGAATTGCGGCTCATGGCAAAAGCAACCAAAAATATCGTTGAACGAGACTTCTCAGTCACTTTCCTTGCGAGTTAAGAATTTGAATAATCGTCTACATGAGATTAAATTTATCATCTATATCTTAACATAGAAGAAAAATGAACTCGAGCTCTTTAAGCAAGAATCTCTACTAATTGTAGAAATACTCGTAACTTAGCCCCGAACACATTTCGAATCCGAGTCTCCGTGATTTATGGATAGGATCAaagttttttctatttttaaacattatttgaaaCAGAATTGGGAATAGTCATTCCAAGGCATGACCAAATGAGTGATTGATGTTTCACCCAGTTGTGAAGATCAGTTTGTAAAACCAAAAGGGAGAAAGATTATGTTGAAATACTCCCTAAGTGATAAAAGTCCTCTGAAAGTCGACGATTTTAATCTAGCTACGAAGGACATTTTGTCACGTTAAAACCAAAGCTCCCTTCAACAAGATCGGTTGATATTTTCACCATGTTACGAATGACACTTTGTCAGACCAAAAATAGATAAGTTACATATTAGAACCACTCCTCTCATAACCAATCCCCAGCTGAATTGTGATTTTTTTCAACCAGTTATGAAGGTCATTTTGTAAAATATCTCTCCAAAGTCCTATTTTGTAATAGGAACCCACGCTCATTGTTATAATCTCTCGAAAacctatatattgatatatatacaaCAAGTCATTGTTATGATTTGTAAAGCCCTACTGTAATAGGCATCTAGTAGGTTATCATCGTAAATTATTCCCTCAAAGTGATTGTTATCACCATTTCCCCACAATAAGTCATATCATATCATAGGCATCCATGGAAGTCATTATTATAACTAGCCTCTAACAGCAAATTCCTTCTCGTAAAGAATATAGCGTGATTATTATCACTATTCCCTAGGAAAGTATTCCATAGGAGAATTCTATCTACTTCTCAATCAAGCCC from Impatiens glandulifera chromosome 9, dImpGla2.1, whole genome shotgun sequence includes the following:
- the LOC124916226 gene encoding uncharacterized protein LOC124916226, encoding MNTIVTSEEFKQFHTIDRDMYRKLIFSLRHDPLLSIRIMAFWLWLECSGKRRNLIVFLHYMSSQLLNSLVLETITCIYCIDEPSVFSLSLHSVGLPYFQLILTNVNFSIPYLINNKVEILETMQKISESVCARAFDDLLAQQLLSQRQQYPQTRGSVFHSGASPSSSNNVPTIVDIVQDHILRSDIGVGVGVDITKPVVVGPRRNNIVGRGETSEIRSEEKTTDVQNQSALEQANLGSRMSTQHERTVFLTFSKGYPVTESQLREYFIRRFGEIIEDLIMQDVPQDEQPLYARMLVHSSNQVELVLGGQNRVKFTINGKHVYGRKYVKKNPKASTNSSFYQHSTPSSSSVATTSEYY